A window from Triticum aestivum cultivar Chinese Spring chromosome 6D, IWGSC CS RefSeq v2.1, whole genome shotgun sequence encodes these proteins:
- the LOC123146390 gene encoding protein DETOXIFICATION 45, chloroplastic isoform X3, which yields MGIQRALVSGQPALLCPSPSGWPRSSSSSSSRARRAPGAASASASASSSSSPNRWPSLSLSLSRLGSGTTIIPTQAERLLLPLPGLLDFTSRRTGTAIPPRLHALPLPPFQEDAALSLSKKEEEEEEEEEEDNALLLGSGLYPGTVGIDLILLALPAVLGQAIDPMAQLMETAYIGKLGALELASAGIGVAIFNILSKIFNIPLLSIATSFVAEDISKNASKHSTSGKLELPSVSSALVLAAAIGTIEALALFLGSGLFLKLMGVSPVSPMYKSARLFLSLRALGAPANVIMLAVQGIFRGFKDTKTPVLFIGLGNLSAVALLPLLIYGFKLGITGAAISTVASQYIIAILLMWSLSKRAVLLPPRVDQLEFGGYLKSGGMLLGRTLSILLTMTIGTSMAARQGPTAMAAHQICLQVWLAVSLLADALAVSAQALIASSYAILDYKRVQKVAMFSLQIGLASGLALAVGLYISFGSIAKLFTNDPQVLAVVSSCALFVCASQPVNALAFIFDGLHYGVSDFDYVAQATIVVGVISSLVLLYAPRVFGLAGVWAGLTTLMGLRMAAGILRKKQTRSEEE from the exons ATGGGGATACAGAGAGCGCTCGTCTCCGGCCAGCCGGCGCTGCTATGCCCCTCTCCTTCTGGATGGccacggagcagcagcagcagcagcagcagggctaGGAGAGCACCGGGCgccgcttctgcttctgcttctgcttcttcttcctcctccccaaACAGATGGCCATCCCTATCCCTATCCCTATCCAGGCTGGGAAGTGGAACCACCATCATCCCCACGCAGGCCGAGCGCCTCCTGCTTCCTCTTCCTGGGCTCTTGGATTTCACAAGCCGGCGCACCGGCACAGCAATTCCCCCTAGGCTCCACGCGCTGCCTCTGCCCCCTTTCCAAGAGGATGCTGCTCTTTCTCTTtccaagaaggaggaggaggaggaggaggaggaggaggaggacaatgcTCTCTTGCT CGGCAGCGGCCTTTATCCTGGGACTGTCGGCATCGACCTCATTCTTCTAGCCCTGCCTGCAGTCTTGGGCCAGGCCATCGACCCCATGGCGCAACTCATGGAGACCGCATACATCGGCAAATTAG GTGCCCTGGAGCTAGCGTCTGCTGGTATTGGTGTCGCTATTTTCAACATTCTATCCAAGATTTTCAACATTCCCTTGCTGAGCATAGCAACCTCATTTGTGGCTGAGGATATTTCCAAGAATGCTAGCAAGCATTCTACTTCAG GCAAACTGGAGCTGCCATCTGTGTCTTCTGCTTTGGTTTTAGCTGCTGCTATTGGTACAATCGAAGCATTGGCATTGTTCCTAGGATCAGGATTGTTTCTTAAACTAATGGGCGTGTCACCT GTCTCTCCCATGTATAAATCTGCACGACTCTTTCTTTCGCTGAGAGCCTTAGGAGCACCTGCAAATGTGATTATGTTAGCAGTGCAGGGTATCTTCCGTGGATTCAAGGATACCAAGACTCCTGTACTTTTTATAG GTTTGGGCAATCTTTCAGCCGTGGCCCTTCTTCCGCTACTTATATATGGTTTTAAGCTTGGTATAACAGGAGCCGCAATTTCTACAGTCGCATCCCA GTACATTATTGCCATTTTGCTTATGTGGTCTCTAAGTAAAAGAGCTGTTCTGCTTCCTCCAAGGGTGGACCAGTTAGAGTTCGGTGGATATTTAAAATCTG GTGGCATGCTATTGGGACGAACCCTCTCAATTCTGTTAACTATGACCATCGGTACATCAATGGCTGCTCGACAAGGCCCAACGGCTATGGCTGCTCATCAGATTTGTTTGCAAGTATGGCTTGCTGTATCTTTGCTTGCAGACGCTTTAGCAGTTTCTGCCCAG GCTCTGATAGCAAGCTCTTATGCCATACTGGACTACAAAAGGGTCCAGAAGGTTGCGATGTTTTCTCTGCAG ATAGGACTAGCTAGCGGGTTAGCTTTGGCAGTTGGCCTGTATATCTCATTTGGCAGTATAGCAAAGCTATTTACCAATGACCCTCAGGTCCTAGCGGTTGTGAGCTCCTGTGCATTG TTTGTCTGTGCGAGTCAACCAGTTAATGCCTTGGCATTCATCTTTGATGGCCTCCATTATGGCGTCTCAGATTTTGACTATGTCGCTCAAGCTACG ATCGTGGTTGGGGTGATATCATCGTTGGTCTTGTTATATGCTCCACGTGTCTTTGGCCTGGCCGGAGTTTGGGCTGGTTTGACAACACTCATGGGATTGCGCATGGCCGCAGGCATCCTGAG
- the LOC123146390 gene encoding protein DETOXIFICATION 45, chloroplastic isoform X1: MGIQRALVSGQPALLCPSPSGWPRSSSSSSSRARRAPGAASASASASSSSSPNRWPSLSLSLSRLGSGTTIIPTQAERLLLPLPGLLDFTSRRTGTAIPPRLHALPLPPFQEDAALSLSKKEEEEEEEEEEDNALLLGSGLYPGTVGIDLILLALPAVLGQAIDPMAQLMETAYIGKLGALELASAGIGVAIFNILSKIFNIPLLSIATSFVAEDISKNASKHSTSGKLELPSVSSALVLAAAIGTIEALALFLGSGLFLKLMGVSPVSPMYKSARLFLSLRALGAPANVIMLAVQGIFRGFKDTKTPVLFIGLGNLSAVALLPLLIYGFKLGITGAAISTVASQYIIAILLMWSLSKRAVLLPPRVDQLEFGGYLKSGGMLLGRTLSILLTMTIGTSMAARQGPTAMAAHQICLQVWLAVSLLADALAVSAQALIASSYAILDYKRVQKVAMFSLQIGLASGLALAVGLYISFGSIAKLFTNDPQVLAVVSSCALFVCASQPVNALAFIFDGLHYGVSDFDYVAQATIVVGVISSLVLLYAPRVFGLAGVWAGLTTLMGLRMAAGILRLLWKSGPWSFLHEEPETKLQAQPLAS; encoded by the exons ATGGGGATACAGAGAGCGCTCGTCTCCGGCCAGCCGGCGCTGCTATGCCCCTCTCCTTCTGGATGGccacggagcagcagcagcagcagcagcagggctaGGAGAGCACCGGGCgccgcttctgcttctgcttctgcttcttcttcctcctccccaaACAGATGGCCATCCCTATCCCTATCCCTATCCAGGCTGGGAAGTGGAACCACCATCATCCCCACGCAGGCCGAGCGCCTCCTGCTTCCTCTTCCTGGGCTCTTGGATTTCACAAGCCGGCGCACCGGCACAGCAATTCCCCCTAGGCTCCACGCGCTGCCTCTGCCCCCTTTCCAAGAGGATGCTGCTCTTTCTCTTtccaagaaggaggaggaggaggaggaggaggaggaggaggacaatgcTCTCTTGCT CGGCAGCGGCCTTTATCCTGGGACTGTCGGCATCGACCTCATTCTTCTAGCCCTGCCTGCAGTCTTGGGCCAGGCCATCGACCCCATGGCGCAACTCATGGAGACCGCATACATCGGCAAATTAG GTGCCCTGGAGCTAGCGTCTGCTGGTATTGGTGTCGCTATTTTCAACATTCTATCCAAGATTTTCAACATTCCCTTGCTGAGCATAGCAACCTCATTTGTGGCTGAGGATATTTCCAAGAATGCTAGCAAGCATTCTACTTCAG GCAAACTGGAGCTGCCATCTGTGTCTTCTGCTTTGGTTTTAGCTGCTGCTATTGGTACAATCGAAGCATTGGCATTGTTCCTAGGATCAGGATTGTTTCTTAAACTAATGGGCGTGTCACCT GTCTCTCCCATGTATAAATCTGCACGACTCTTTCTTTCGCTGAGAGCCTTAGGAGCACCTGCAAATGTGATTATGTTAGCAGTGCAGGGTATCTTCCGTGGATTCAAGGATACCAAGACTCCTGTACTTTTTATAG GTTTGGGCAATCTTTCAGCCGTGGCCCTTCTTCCGCTACTTATATATGGTTTTAAGCTTGGTATAACAGGAGCCGCAATTTCTACAGTCGCATCCCA GTACATTATTGCCATTTTGCTTATGTGGTCTCTAAGTAAAAGAGCTGTTCTGCTTCCTCCAAGGGTGGACCAGTTAGAGTTCGGTGGATATTTAAAATCTG GTGGCATGCTATTGGGACGAACCCTCTCAATTCTGTTAACTATGACCATCGGTACATCAATGGCTGCTCGACAAGGCCCAACGGCTATGGCTGCTCATCAGATTTGTTTGCAAGTATGGCTTGCTGTATCTTTGCTTGCAGACGCTTTAGCAGTTTCTGCCCAG GCTCTGATAGCAAGCTCTTATGCCATACTGGACTACAAAAGGGTCCAGAAGGTTGCGATGTTTTCTCTGCAG ATAGGACTAGCTAGCGGGTTAGCTTTGGCAGTTGGCCTGTATATCTCATTTGGCAGTATAGCAAAGCTATTTACCAATGACCCTCAGGTCCTAGCGGTTGTGAGCTCCTGTGCATTG TTTGTCTGTGCGAGTCAACCAGTTAATGCCTTGGCATTCATCTTTGATGGCCTCCATTATGGCGTCTCAGATTTTGACTATGTCGCTCAAGCTACG ATCGTGGTTGGGGTGATATCATCGTTGGTCTTGTTATATGCTCCACGTGTCTTTGGCCTGGCCGGAGTTTGGGCTGGTTTGACAACACTCATGGGATTGCGCATGGCCGCAGGCATCCTGAG
- the LOC123146390 gene encoding protein DETOXIFICATION 45, chloroplastic isoform X2 has translation MGIQRALVSGQPALLCPSPSGWPRSSSSSSSRARRAPGAASASASASSSSSPNRWPSLSLSLSRLGSGTTIIPTQAERLLLPLPGLLDFTSRRTGTAIPPRLHALPLPPFQEDAALSLSKKEEEEEEEEEEDNALLLGSGLYPGTVGIDLILLALPAVLGQAIDPMAQLMETAYIGKLGALELASAGIGVAIFNILSKIFNIPLLSIATSFVAEDISKNASKHSTSGKLELPSVSSALVLAAAIGTIEALALFLGSGLFLKLMGVSPVSPMYKSARLFLSLRALGAPANVIMLAVQGIFRGFKDTKTPVLFIGLGNLSAVALLPLLIYGFKLGITGAAISTVASQYIIAILLMWSLSKRAVLLPPRVDQLEFGGYLKSGGMLLGRTLSILLTMTIGTSMAARQGPTAMAAHQICLQVWLAVSLLADALAVSAQALIASSYAILDYKRVQKVAMFSLQIGLASGLALAVGLYISFGSIAKLFTNDPQVLAVVSSCALFVCASQPVNALAFIFDGLHYGVSDFDYVAQATIVVGVISSLVLLYAPRVFGLAGVWAGLTTLMGLRMAAGILRLLWKSGPWSFLHEEPETKAQPLAS, from the exons ATGGGGATACAGAGAGCGCTCGTCTCCGGCCAGCCGGCGCTGCTATGCCCCTCTCCTTCTGGATGGccacggagcagcagcagcagcagcagcagggctaGGAGAGCACCGGGCgccgcttctgcttctgcttctgcttcttcttcctcctccccaaACAGATGGCCATCCCTATCCCTATCCCTATCCAGGCTGGGAAGTGGAACCACCATCATCCCCACGCAGGCCGAGCGCCTCCTGCTTCCTCTTCCTGGGCTCTTGGATTTCACAAGCCGGCGCACCGGCACAGCAATTCCCCCTAGGCTCCACGCGCTGCCTCTGCCCCCTTTCCAAGAGGATGCTGCTCTTTCTCTTtccaagaaggaggaggaggaggaggaggaggaggaggaggacaatgcTCTCTTGCT CGGCAGCGGCCTTTATCCTGGGACTGTCGGCATCGACCTCATTCTTCTAGCCCTGCCTGCAGTCTTGGGCCAGGCCATCGACCCCATGGCGCAACTCATGGAGACCGCATACATCGGCAAATTAG GTGCCCTGGAGCTAGCGTCTGCTGGTATTGGTGTCGCTATTTTCAACATTCTATCCAAGATTTTCAACATTCCCTTGCTGAGCATAGCAACCTCATTTGTGGCTGAGGATATTTCCAAGAATGCTAGCAAGCATTCTACTTCAG GCAAACTGGAGCTGCCATCTGTGTCTTCTGCTTTGGTTTTAGCTGCTGCTATTGGTACAATCGAAGCATTGGCATTGTTCCTAGGATCAGGATTGTTTCTTAAACTAATGGGCGTGTCACCT GTCTCTCCCATGTATAAATCTGCACGACTCTTTCTTTCGCTGAGAGCCTTAGGAGCACCTGCAAATGTGATTATGTTAGCAGTGCAGGGTATCTTCCGTGGATTCAAGGATACCAAGACTCCTGTACTTTTTATAG GTTTGGGCAATCTTTCAGCCGTGGCCCTTCTTCCGCTACTTATATATGGTTTTAAGCTTGGTATAACAGGAGCCGCAATTTCTACAGTCGCATCCCA GTACATTATTGCCATTTTGCTTATGTGGTCTCTAAGTAAAAGAGCTGTTCTGCTTCCTCCAAGGGTGGACCAGTTAGAGTTCGGTGGATATTTAAAATCTG GTGGCATGCTATTGGGACGAACCCTCTCAATTCTGTTAACTATGACCATCGGTACATCAATGGCTGCTCGACAAGGCCCAACGGCTATGGCTGCTCATCAGATTTGTTTGCAAGTATGGCTTGCTGTATCTTTGCTTGCAGACGCTTTAGCAGTTTCTGCCCAG GCTCTGATAGCAAGCTCTTATGCCATACTGGACTACAAAAGGGTCCAGAAGGTTGCGATGTTTTCTCTGCAG ATAGGACTAGCTAGCGGGTTAGCTTTGGCAGTTGGCCTGTATATCTCATTTGGCAGTATAGCAAAGCTATTTACCAATGACCCTCAGGTCCTAGCGGTTGTGAGCTCCTGTGCATTG TTTGTCTGTGCGAGTCAACCAGTTAATGCCTTGGCATTCATCTTTGATGGCCTCCATTATGGCGTCTCAGATTTTGACTATGTCGCTCAAGCTACG ATCGTGGTTGGGGTGATATCATCGTTGGTCTTGTTATATGCTCCACGTGTCTTTGGCCTGGCCGGAGTTTGGGCTGGTTTGACAACACTCATGGGATTGCGCATGGCCGCAGGCATCCTGAG